CGCCACAGATCGGCGCTCAGACGCAGTCCGTCGCCCCGCAGGTCCATGGTCTCGGTGGAGATGGTCACGAGTCGAGCCCCCTTCGTCGGCGCGGGCAGGTCAATGTCCGGACGTTCCGCCGTCCACCGCGAGCGTCGAGCCCGTGACGTACCCGGAGGCAGGACTCGCCAGGAAGATCACGGCGGCGTCGATCTCGCGCTGAGTGGCGGTGCGGCCCAGCGAACTACCACGCAGGAACTCTGCGAGCGTATCCGACGACATCTCGGAGATGAGGTCCGTCTCGACGAAGCCGGGTGCGACGGCATTGACCCGTATGCCCTTGCGTTGCGCCCACTGGTGTGAGAGGTCGCGGGTCAGTCCGATCAGTCCCGCTTTGCTCGCGGCGTACGCGGCCTGGGGGAGAACCGACTTGATCAATCCGAGCATGCTCGCGACGTTGACGATGCTCGAACCGGGTTCCATTACTCGTGCACACGACTGGGCGGCCCAGTAGCTGCCCATGAGATTGACGTCGAGCACCGAGCGGAAATCTTCGGGCCGTTCATGTGTGGCCGGTGCGGCATGGGTGACACCGGCATTGTTGACGAGAATGTCGAGTCGGCCGAACTCCTCGATCGTGGTGCGCGCGACCATCTCGCACTGTTCCGGGTCGGTGACGTCGGTGGGAACGACGAGGCAACGACGACCGG
This window of the Rhodococcus pyridinivorans genome carries:
- a CDS encoding SDR family NAD(P)-dependent oxidoreductase gives rise to the protein MTSTDIAPETGSVLDLFRLDSRVAVVTGAGSGLGAGFARALAEAGADVVVAARRRDRLEAVAETVEDAGRRCLVVPTDVTDPEQCEMVARTTIEEFGRLDILVNNAGVTHAAPATHERPEDFRSVLDVNLMGSYWAAQSCARVMEPGSSIVNVASMLGLIKSVLPQAAYAASKAGLIGLTRDLSHQWAQRKGIRVNAVAPGFVETDLISEMSSDTLAEFLRGSSLGRTATQREIDAAVIFLASPASGYVTGSTLAVDGGTSGH